The proteins below are encoded in one region of Paramisgurnus dabryanus chromosome 2, PD_genome_1.1, whole genome shotgun sequence:
- the LOC135731410 gene encoding secretory phospholipase A2 receptor-like, translating to MKATVSVYLFLCLCGLSSSFYRRHFYVTQKMQWNDAQTYCREHYYDLSTTTTQEAMELSSNHRVSVWVWVGAYQNPLNSSEWIWSGGEKQPVEQWNPGEPNLLDYEKCAFLYTRSSKLINDRCTSTLSFYCMDYFETVVVHENKTWEEALDHCRQNYVDLVSINSQWKMEEVIKNITTSQTAYVWSGLRFLAGHWFWVSGDDVEYKAWSAEGELQCPPINFQCGALDIKNKVWKPKDCEERLNFVCIKN from the coding sequence ATGAAGGCAACTGTTTCTGTATATCTGTTTCTGTGCCTCTGTGGACTGAGCTCCAGTTTCTATAGAAGACACTTCTATGTGACACAGAAAATGCAATGGAATGATGCGCAGACGTACTGCAGAGAGCATTATTATGATTTGTCCACTACTACCACACAAGAGGCAATGGAGCTCTCCAGTAACCACAGGGTTTCTGTTTGGGTTTGGGTTGGAGCATACCAAAATCCTTTAAACTCATCTGAATGGATTTGGTCTGGAGGTGAAAAACAACCAGTTGAACAGTGGAACCCTGGAGAACCAAACCTTTTGGATTATGAGAAATGCGCTTTTCTATACACACGGAGTTCTAAACTGATCAATGATCGGTGCACTTCGACTTTATCATTTTATTGTATGGACTACTTTGAAACGGTAGTGGTACATGAGAATAAGACATGGGAAGAGGCTCTGGACCACTGCAGACAAAACTACGTTGATCTTGTCAGTATCAACTCTCAGTGGAAAATGGaagaggtgataaaaaacaTCACAACATCACAGACAGCTTATGTATGGAGTGGACTACGGTTTTTAGCTGGACATTGGTTCTGGGTCAGTGGTGATGATGTTGAATATAAAGCCTGGTCTGCGGAGGGAGAGCTCCAGTGCCCTCCCATAAATTTCCAGTGTGGAGCTTTGGATATAAAAAATAAGGTTTGGAAACCTAAAGACTGTGAGGAAAGATTAAACTTTGTTTGtattaagaattaa